GCTCAGTCAATCCGCTGTTAACGCCTCTGCTCCAACGCTAGCTCAGTTGGGGGAAATTACCCAAAAAACGTTGGATTCTTTTAGAAACTGAATTGGGATTTTGTGTAAATTGTAAAGAGATAATCAGAAATAATAGTCGAGTCGACAGCTATTTTATTCTCTACTAAGTAGGTATTGTTCAGCACTTAATTTGAGCTTATCTCCTTTTAAAATCAACTGATCAATATAATCTTTTAATTCCATATAAGGCTGACGAGCATCTTTTTTATTACGTTCAATCATGCGCCTAGTTTCTGCACGAACTCGCCCTGCCCACTTATTTTTACCAAATATATCTAAACCAACGGAAACGATACTATCAGAATAGGCTTGGCTTGCGTCTTGATTAATTTGCCGAATGTGGGCGTTGATTTCCTTTTTAATAGCTCGTAGTTGCTTTTGGGCAAGATTAATTTGCTTGACTTGTAACTTTACGGATTGGGGAGAATCAAGCGTTAAGGTCAGTTGGTTGGCAATAGTTTGAATTTCTTGAATATTCATGAGTTTATTAGAAAGTTAATCAATTATTGTTTGAGCTTTTTGTAAATCTTCTAGTGCCTTCTCATGATTTCCAAGTTCTCTAAATACTATACTTCGATTAACATATGCCGCTTTGCACTTAGAATCAATGACTAACGCTTGATTATAATCATCTAAGGATTTTTGATGACAACCTAAATCGTAGTAAGCTACGCCTCTATTAATATAAGCCCAAACAAATGTTGGCTTAACAATTAAAGCATCAGAAAAATCTTTGATAGCCTTCTTAATCTGTCCCATCTTATAATAAGCAAGACCTCTATTATAAAATCCATTAAATAAATTACCATTTAAAGCCAATGATTGATCGAGGTAATCAATTGCAGACTGGTATTTTTCTAAGGAAAGGAAAGAAGAACCAAGGATATATAGTGTATTATCCTTATTAATGTGCATTGGATTCAACCTTAGAGAAGTAAAACAATCTTCAATAGCTGCATCAAAATCACCCAAAAGATTATGTATTTCAGCCCGTAATATGTAAGAAGATACAAAATTTGAATTTAGTTTTAAGGCTTCGTTGATTTTTTCAAGAGCATCTTGAGTATTACCCAGTAGTCTGTTAATAGCCCCTTGAATAGATAATTCAATGGGATTATAACACTTGTTGATATCGGTCTTAATTTGTAGCAAATCATTGTAACATGAAAGAATAAAACTACTTGCTTGTAGCTCAGAGATTATAATAATTTTAGAATAAAAAGCAATAACTGAATCTTGATAAAATTGCTTATGTTTTAGCCCCAGATATAAATCATTTTTGCTGTCTATATTATTACCTAGAAAAGAATGAGCAAAGCCCCTCAAAAAATAGGCTTCACAAAATCTATCATTAAATTCTAAAGCTTTAGTAAAAGAATCTATGGCATCAGATATATTTCCTAATATATATTGCTCTACTCCAAGTTTGAACAGATGCTCATGGTTGCTTGATTTTGTCAATATTTTTGTACAATCTTCGAATTTCTTTTCACTCTTTGATAAAGTGATTTTTTGGGTAAGCTGTAACCCCTTTTTGACCACATCAGAAGAATAACGAGCTAAATTTTGTTTGTAGTTATCAGTCATGAGATTAAACCCCTAATTGTTCTTTTAAATCCTGTAAACGCTCTTGAGCCTCAGCAATTTGCTCATCCAGATGTTTAGCCATTTCTGTCAAAAGATCTTGACCAGACTGTCGTGCTTGCTCTACTTGCTCCATTAACTCAAAAAGCTCCGTTTGTCTTAACTCTGCCATATCTCGATGGATGGCTACTAACCGAGAACGACACTGGGCAATCTGACGAATAACCCGAATTAACTCCGCTGCAACGCCTTCTCCTTGGACTGAATGAGGATCAGATTCCCAACTAGCTAAAATTTCCCGTAACCGTTGCTCATCGCCTTCTTCGTAGGCCTGATTTGCCGCGGCCATTAAATTTTGTCGTTTAGCCCTTTCCACCTCATCCGTTGCTAAATCTGGATGAACACGCTTTGCCACCTCTCGATATAGCTTTTTCAAACCATCCGACGGTTTAAAATTACGGGATGACTCCAAATAGTCCATGTACTCCGTAATCTGCGCTTCAATGCGTTCCAGTTCCGTATAGCGACTTCCGATCAGTCCTAAATACTGCTGTTCAAAACTATGTAACTCAGCTTGAAAAGTCGTCAATTTAAGCTCATTTTCCGCTAATTCTGACTCTAAAGTTTCAAGTTCAGCCTTTTTTGCAGTTAACTCTTCTTCTTCCGGACTTGTGTAGATGGTGAGGTCGTCCATTGTACTGACTGTTAACTTTAATGTTTTTATCCTAGCTTATTTATCAACTTTCATAAAGAGCTAAAATCAAAACCAGCTAGCCACTCTGGGGAATTTTGCAGAGCCGATCATCTCTAGACCTATCGTTGCGAATTTTCCTTTTGTACTGAGATTTCCCCAAAGTAAACATGGTAAGGTTTGAGACCGAGAATTTCAGCAGAGTTGACGGTCGGGTAGATGCATTTACTAATTCCAGCGGCGGGTTCCGGCAAACGGATGGGGAGCGGTCACAATAAGTTACTTTTAAATGTTTTGGGGCAACCCCTGCTGAGTTGGACAGTGCAGGCGGCATTGGCATCCCAGTCCATTGAGTGGATTGGCATCATGGGCCAACCCTACGATTTTCCAGCCTTTGAAGCTCTATTAACTCCCCTCCATAGCCCTAAACCAGTGCAGTTAATTGTGGGGGGAGATACCCGACAACAATCGGTTTTTAATGGCATCCAAGCTCTGCCCCCGGGGGCGAAATTTGTGTTAATCCACGACGGTGCCCGTTGTTTGGCTACGCCGGATTTGTTTGATCGTTGCACAGAGGCTCTCCAGCATTGCCAAGGATTAATTGCCGCCATGCCAGTGAAGGACACCATCAAAATAGTTAACGCTGATGGTTGGATCACTGACACCCCCGATCGCCAAGGATTGTGGGGAGCCCAAACGCCCCAGGGTTTTGACGTGGCCCTGCTCAAAGCCTGCCATGACAAAGGTAAACAGGAAGGTTGGGAAGTAACGGATGATGCGGCCCTGCTGGAAAAATGTGGGCAACCCGTGAAAATAGTGCCAGGGGAAGATACTAACTTGAAAATTACCACCCCCGTAGATTTGGCGATCGCCGAATTTATTTTGGGGCAGAGGTCGGCAAAATCCGCCTGAAAATAGGCAAATTTCGGGGTTCGGAAAGATCAAGCTAGGATGGAAGGGACTTTGAGCCTAGCAATCCAAGGAGACTTTTATCCATGACCGTTAGTGAGATTCATATTCCTAACTCTTTACTAGACCGGGATTGCACCACCCTTTCACGCCACGTACTCCAACAACTGAATAGCTTTGGGGCCGATGCCCAGGATTTGAGTGCCATCATGAACCGCATTGCCCTAGCGGGAAAACTGATTGCCCGTCGCCTGAGTCGAGCTGGGTTAATGGCCGATGTGTTGGGCTTCACTGGGGAAACCAACGTCCAGGGGGAATCGGTGAAAAAAATGGACGTATTTGCCAATGATGTTTTTATTTCTGTCTTTAAGCAAAGTGGCTTGGTTTGTCGTCTGGCTTCGGAGGAGATGGAAAAACCCTACTATATTCCTGAAAATTGCCCCATTGGTCGCTATACTTTGCTGTACGACCCCATTGATGGTTCCTCCAACGTGGACATTAACCTCAACGTGGGTTCCATTTTTGCCATTCGGCAACAGGAAGGGGACGATCTAGACGGCAGTGC
The genomic region above belongs to Synechocystis sp. PCC 6803 substr. PCC-P and contains:
- a CDS encoding tetratricopeptide repeat protein, producing MTDNYKQNLARYSSDVVKKGLQLTQKITLSKSEKKFEDCTKILTKSSNHEHLFKLGVEQYILGNISDAIDSFTKALEFNDRFCEAYFLRGFAHSFLGNNIDSKNDLYLGLKHKQFYQDSVIAFYSKIIIISELQASSFILSCYNDLLQIKTDINKCYNPIELSIQGAINRLLGNTQDALEKINEALKLNSNFVSSYILRAEIHNLLGDFDAAIEDCFTSLRLNPMHINKDNTLYILGSSFLSLEKYQSAIDYLDQSLALNGNLFNGFYNRGLAYYKMGQIKKAIKDFSDALIVKPTFVWAYINRGVAYYDLGCHQKSLDDYNQALVIDSKCKAAYVNRSIVFRELGNHEKALEDLQKAQTIID
- a CDS encoding J domain-containing protein, which produces MDDLTIYTSPEEEELTAKKAELETLESELAENELKLTTFQAELHSFEQQYLGLIGSRYTELERIEAQITEYMDYLESSRNFKPSDGLKKLYREVAKRVHPDLATDEVERAKRQNLMAAANQAYEEGDEQRLREILASWESDPHSVQGEGVAAELIRVIRQIAQCRSRLVAIHRDMAELRQTELFELMEQVEQARQSGQDLLTEMAKHLDEQIAEAQERLQDLKEQLGV
- the ispD gene encoding 2-C-methyl-D-erythritol 4-phosphate cytidylyltransferase, translated to MHLLIPAAGSGKRMGSGHNKLLLNVLGQPLLSWTVQAALASQSIEWIGIMGQPYDFPAFEALLTPLHSPKPVQLIVGGDTRQQSVFNGIQALPPGAKFVLIHDGARCLATPDLFDRCTEALQHCQGLIAAMPVKDTIKIVNADGWITDTPDRQGLWGAQTPQGFDVALLKACHDKGKQEGWEVTDDAALLEKCGQPVKIVPGEDTNLKITTPVDLAIAEFILGQRSAKSA